One region of Skermanella mucosa genomic DNA includes:
- a CDS encoding DUF2934 domain-containing protein: protein MSPEQEDRIKQRAYEIWEREGRPEGRGDVHWHMAAQEIRAEDGWVDDAADPAGPTDDLGRQMGSAEASLSTESAAAEEAPPAEAVPVRKTRTRKTAAPKAEEAPPSEPKAKGRKAAAPKAASEKPKRSAKA from the coding sequence ATGTCGCCTGAACAGGAAGACCGGATCAAGCAACGCGCTTACGAAATCTGGGAGCGCGAAGGGCGGCCGGAGGGTCGTGGGGATGTGCATTGGCACATGGCCGCGCAGGAGATCAGGGCCGAGGACGGCTGGGTCGACGATGCCGCCGATCCCGCCGGACCGACCGACGATCTCGGCCGCCAGATGGGTTCCGCGGAGGCGTCCCTTTCTACTGAGAGCGCCGCTGCGGAAGAAGCACCCCCGGCCGAAGCGGTGCCGGTGCGCAAGACGCGCACCCGAAAGACGGCGGCTCCCAAAGCGGAGGAAGCGCCGCCGTCCGAGCCGAAGGCCAAGGGCCGGAAAGCCGCCGCGCCGAAAGCTGCGTCTGAAAAGCCGAAGCGTTCGGCCAAGGCCTGA